The sequence TCGGCGGACGTTTTGTGATAAACAAGATAAGTTCCTTAAGAGTCAGCCGTGAGTTCACCAGCAGAGTCGGGGCCGTTGAGCACGCACTACCGCAAGGGCGATGCTGTCGTGGTCACGATCGAAAAAATCGTGCCGCGCGGTTTTGGGCTGGGCTTTGCGGAGAATCTCACCGTCCTCGTGCCTTTTGCTGCGGTCGGCGATACGGTGTTGGTAAAGATCCGCGAGTGCAAAAAACGGCTGGCCTTTTGTGAGATCGTCGAGATCAAACGTGCGGGCCCGGCGCGGATACCGGCACCATGCCCGCAATACGGCGTGTGCGGCGGTTGTGATTTCCAGCATCTTGGCTACAAGGCCCAGCTAGATGCGAAGATAGGCATCATTCGCGACTGTCTGACGCGGATCGGCAAGATTGAATTTGAGTTCGATATTCCAATCATTGCCAGCGCGCAGGAATTTGAATATCGTTCGCGTGCGAGATGGCATCTCGACACACAGCAGCACGCGTTCGGCTATAAGCGGCGCGATTCAAACGATGTTGTCGATATTGGTTCGTGCGCAATACTGACGCCTGGAATGCAATCGACGCTTGATTACCTGCGTCTCAGCGCGGACTGGTCGGCTTTGCAGAAGGGGCAGCAGGAGATCGAGGCCGTCAGCGGTGAGGGCGGACGTGTATCGACACATTCGCCGGGAGCGAAGGGCGACGCCGCCGAGATTGAGATCGATCTAGCGGGCGAGAATTACTCATACTCCGCCGAAACGTTCTTTCAGGCGAACCGTTTCCTGATACCGGACCTGATAGAGACGGCCATCGGTGACTCAGAGGGAAAGACGGCGTACGACCTATATTGCGGCGTGGGCTTGTTCTCGGTGCCTCTCGCACGCCGATTCGAAAAAGTGATCGGCGTGGAAGAGAACAAGGCAGCTGTCGAGATCGCAAAGAAGAATGCGGCGAATGCGGGGCTTTCAAACCTTGAACTCATCAGCAAAGGCGTTAGCAGTTTCCTGGACTCAAGAAAGGCAAAACGCGCCGATCTTGTTGTTCTCGACCCGCCGAGAACCGGACCTGAGGATGGCGTGATCGACGCCCTCGCAACGCTACATCCCATCCACATTTCGTACATCTCATGCGAGCCGTCAATTCTGGCACGCGACCTTAGGAGGCTGGTGGACGCGGGATACAGCATCAATTCGATCACTGCACTCGATCTGTTTCCACAGACACACCACGTCGAAACCGTCGTGCACCTGAAAGCCGCATAGACCGCAACTTTCTCCGGTAGATATCGTTCACTAAAGAGGTTGGAAATGTCTGGCCGATGAAATAGACTGCGTTTATGTCGAGAAAGAAGAGCGAATCGCTCGAACCGTCAAAACCAAATTCCGTTACATGCCGCTTTTGTGGGCAGAAGAACGTCGTAAAGGGCGATTACAAGGCACGTGACGCCAACTGCGGCAAGTGTAAGCTGCCGTTGTCGGACGAGCCTCATAAGAAGTTTTCCGAGCTTAGCAAGAACGACTATATTCATCCGGCCGATGCGAAGGCTATGGCTGCGTTAAAAGCAATCCCGGGCGTGGATTCGGCGCTGAAGAAACTGCTTGCGTGGACGGGTGAGTCGGCGATCCGTGTTTCTTTTATGGCATCGGCCGTCAAGGTGACGCCGAAGCAGTGTCCCGATCTATTTGCAAAGCTCGATGTCGCCTGCAAGACGCTGGGTGTTGAGATGCCGGATATGTACGTCCAGCAGAATCCAATCGTTAATGCGTTTACCGGAGGCGTAGAGAAACCGATAATCGTTCTCCACTCCGCGTTGGTCGAGAGGCTCAACGACGAGGAGACACTGGCCGTTATAGCCCACGAGGTCGGGCATATTCACTCAGAACACGTCCTGTATATTACGGCGGCCCGGCTGATCGAATTTCTCCTGAACCGTTCGATCGCCGCATTGCTGCCCGGCTCCGAGATCATCAAACTTGTCGTCAGCCTGGGCATTGCGAGCGCATTGCTGGCCTGGGCGAGACGAGCGGAATTATCGTGTGATCGAGCAGCATTGTTGGTCACGCAGGACGAGCACGTGATCGGCCGGACGATGATGAAACTCGCAGGCGGAACTTTTGCGTCAAAGATCGATTATGACCTGTTTCTCGAGCAGGGACGCGAGTTTAAGAAGCAATACGATGAGAGCCGGCTGGACAGGTTTTGGGCTGACGTAATGAACTCCGGACTTTCGCATCCGTTTCCGATATGGCGTGTCGCCGAGATCCTCGAGTGGGTCGAGACCGGTGAGTATGCGAAGGTAATGGAAACCAAATAGGGCCGTGACCAAATAAAAAAGCCGGGCGAGTTACCTCGCCCGGCTTTTGGTTTGAGTGAATGCCAAGAGCTACGGAATGTAGGTCTTGGGCATAGGCGTATCGGTCGGGGCACCGAACTGGACGCCGGTGTAGCCTGCGGTTGATCTCAGCATGTGCCAGATGCCGCCGCGATAGACCGCACGGTCGTACTTATTGTCGGCGTCGTAGTCGCCCGGGACAGGAATGTCACCCGTCGTTCCGAACGGTGTGAACTCGACCTGGCCGTCAGAACTGCGAAGCACGACCCACAAGCCGTCACGGAACACGGCGATGTCGTCCTTGTTGTCGCCGTCGTAGTCCGCCGGAACCGGAATGTCAGCCGGCAGGCCAAAGTTCGTCGTCGTACTGCTGCCGTCATTGTTCCGGACAATCCAGTCGCCGGTAGCCGGGCGATAGCAGGCAAGATTTGCCTTGCCGTCGCCGTCTGTATCCATGGCATACGGCTTGTCGCCGCTCTGGCAGTGCGTGACGATGGTAAAGCCGCCATTCGCACCGCTCGAATTCACGATGTACCAGACGTTGTTCGACGGACGGTACACCATGACATCGGTCTTCTTGTCGCCGTCATAGTCGCCCGAGACAAAGATGTCTCCGGCATTGCCCCAGACCGGATACTTCACCGTGCCCGTCGAACTCTCGAGATAGTAGAAGTCCGGCGGATCCGGCGGTGCTGGGCTGGTGTTGAGCCGCGAGACGCCAAAATCGGTCTTGTTGTCACCGTCAAAGTCACCCGCAATGGCACCATCACCATTATTCCCGAACTGTATGCCAAAGAAGCTTCCGTTGCCGGAATACTGGATGTAGAACGCACTCAGAATCTCGTTTGGCGACGGAAATGCTGACGGCCTCCAGACGGTCGTGTCCGTCTTGTTGTCACCGTCATAGTCACCACGCGTATACAACGGCGTCGGCGATGCACTCGGACTTGGAGAAGGACTCGGCGTCGGCGTCGGCGTCGGAGTAGGCGTCGGCGTTGGAGTCGGCGTCGGAGTTGGCGTCGGCGTCGGCGGTGGAGGTGTCGGGGTTGGCGTTGGCGTTGGCAGCGGGCCTGTACCGACCTCTGTTGATCCCTTATCGCAGCTTCCTCCAACGAGCCTTGGGAAGCCAGTACCGCGCTGGTCAGTTGGGATCAACGGATCATTACAACCAAGAGCCCCGTTCGGGATCGTGTTGATCACGGGGCTGCCGGTATTCGGCAATCTGGTCTGCGTTAAGCCGCCATTGTTGCCGAGTGTTCCTAGATTTGGGTCTGAGCCCGTCACATCACCAGTGCCCGGCGTAAATGTCCCGCCGGCAGTGTTCTGGATATGGTTGTACTCAAGGGAGTTGATGACGCCGTCGATATCCGGGCCAATCGAGGCTGTATTGCCCGCCACGATCGTGTTCCCTATAAACGTCGAGCCGCCCGCGGTCGTTCCTTGGAAAAGGCCGCCAGCTTCAGGACTGGTAACATTGTTGGCCACGTTACCGGTGACCGTGACGAAGTTCAGAATAAGCGTTGCCGTCGCTCCGTCATTAGCGAGACCGCCGAGGTCGGCTGCTGTATTGTTGGCAACGGTTGAATTGGTGAGGAAGAGAGTGGCCGCTCCGGTTGCCGTTCCCCCGGTCACATTAGCCCCGCCTCCACCTTGGCCGTCGGCGTCCGTGGTGTTGTTGTTTGCGATCGTTGTTCCGACGATAGTCATGGTTGACTCAAAAGTCGATGTCGGGACATTGAATACGCCACCATAGGCCCCAGCCGCCGTATTTCCGGTGATGTTGCAATCGGTGATATTGGTAAACGTGCCACTCGCCGACGACAGGGCACGGACACCGCCAACGAATTCCGTTGATGTATTGCCCGTGATATTGCAGCGGGTCAGATTCATCGTGCTGTTCTGATTGTAAAGGCCGCCGCCATTTGACGAGTTGGCCGTGCCGGTCGTCTGGATGCACTGGTTGTTCGTGAAGTTGCTATCGGTAAAGCTCAACGTCGCTCCGACGGAGGTCGTGATCACCGCACCGCCAAAGCAGTTGCCTGTCGAGGTGTTCGCGACGTTATTTGACATCGTCGTGCCGGTCACCGTTACCGTTGATGTTCCGGTTCCGGCGATCTGGGCCACATCGAGGGCTGCACCTGCCGCATTAGAACTATTTGGAGCAGCAACGCTCGCCTTGTTGTTGCTGATCGTGCTGTCCGTGATGGTCATCGTCGCACCATTCGTACCGACACGGACACCGCCGCCGCGTGGCTCAGCAGTATTGTTTGAGAAGGTCATATGGTCCAGCGTGACGTTTGTCGTGGCACCTTCCTGCAGGATGCCGCCGCCGCCGTTCGTTGCTGCCGTGAAACGGTGAAACCCGTGTCTAACGGTAAAGTTGTTGAGGTTGACCGCGCCCGCACCAGTAACGACGTGAAAAACACGTTCTGCTGCCGTATCAGGGGCCGCATTTGCCTGGACGATAGTCGTTCCAGCCCCGGCACCGTTGATCGTAACCGGGCCCGTGATGTCCATATCGCCGCCGGCATTTGCATCTTCGGTCGCGGCAACGAGCGAATGAGTGTACGTTCCGGCCGGCAACGTGATAATGTCTGCTCCCGCTAGAGCATTTGCTTCCGTGATCGCCGCACGTAGCGAACACGCTCCGCCCGCATCAGCACAAGCTCCGTTTCCCGGTACCGCATCTTGCGTGTCTGCGGTGGTATTTACCAGAAAAGTTGCGGCATGCGCCGGGAGTGTCGCCATGGCGAGCATCGCAAACGCGATCAGCACCATGACATGGATTAATCTGCTGTTTCTCTCGCAAGAGAGCCTTTTGTTTAACATACGAATAGGTCTCCAATTTATTTGATTCTACTTGGCCGGAACATCCGTCGTGTCGCGAAAAGTAATCCGACGCGATCCATGTGTCCCCCTTGTCAAAAACTTGTGATTCTCGAGTAACCTCAAGTTTATTCGCGGTTTTTACCAATTGTCAAGCAACGGAAACTTAGCCATTTCACCAAATGGCTCGTATGTCAACCTGTTTCAGCTATTCTTGAACGCGGTCTTGAGTATCCACCGTCAGCGACGGACGAGAGCAAGATCCTCTGACCGGTGCTT is a genomic window of Chloracidobacterium sp. containing:
- a CDS encoding class I SAM-dependent RNA methyltransferase; this translates as MSSPAESGPLSTHYRKGDAVVVTIEKIVPRGFGLGFAENLTVLVPFAAVGDTVLVKIRECKKRLAFCEIVEIKRAGPARIPAPCPQYGVCGGCDFQHLGYKAQLDAKIGIIRDCLTRIGKIEFEFDIPIIASAQEFEYRSRARWHLDTQQHAFGYKRRDSNDVVDIGSCAILTPGMQSTLDYLRLSADWSALQKGQQEIEAVSGEGGRVSTHSPGAKGDAAEIEIDLAGENYSYSAETFFQANRFLIPDLIETAIGDSEGKTAYDLYCGVGLFSVPLARRFEKVIGVEENKAAVEIAKKNAANAGLSNLELISKGVSSFLDSRKAKRADLVVLDPPRTGPEDGVIDALATLHPIHISYISCEPSILARDLRRLVDAGYSINSITALDLFPQTHHVETVVHLKAA
- a CDS encoding M48 family metallopeptidase, with amino-acid sequence MSRKKSESLEPSKPNSVTCRFCGQKNVVKGDYKARDANCGKCKLPLSDEPHKKFSELSKNDYIHPADAKAMAALKAIPGVDSALKKLLAWTGESAIRVSFMASAVKVTPKQCPDLFAKLDVACKTLGVEMPDMYVQQNPIVNAFTGGVEKPIIVLHSALVERLNDEETLAVIAHEVGHIHSEHVLYITAARLIEFLLNRSIAALLPGSEIIKLVVSLGIASALLAWARRAELSCDRAALLVTQDEHVIGRTMMKLAGGTFASKIDYDLFLEQGREFKKQYDESRLDRFWADVMNSGLSHPFPIWRVAEILEWVETGEYAKVMETK
- a CDS encoding CSLREA domain-containing protein — protein: MVLIAFAMLAMATLPAHAATFLVNTTADTQDAVPGNGACADAGGACSLRAAITEANALAGADIITLPAGTYTHSLVAATEDANAGGDMDITGPVTINGAGAGTTIVQANAAPDTAAERVFHVVTGAGAVNLNNFTVRHGFHRFTAATNGGGGILQEGATTNVTLDHMTFSNNTAEPRGGGVRVGTNGATMTITDSTISNNKASVAAPNSSNAAGAALDVAQIAGTGTSTVTVTGTTMSNNVANTSTGNCFGGAVITTSVGATLSFTDSNFTNNQCIQTTGTANSSNGGGLYNQNSTMNLTRCNITGNTSTEFVGGVRALSSASGTFTNITDCNITGNTAAGAYGGVFNVPTSTFESTMTIVGTTIANNNTTDADGQGGGGANVTGGTATGAATLFLTNSTVANNTAADLGGLANDGATATLILNFVTVTGNVANNVTSPEAGGLFQGTTAGGSTFIGNTIVAGNTASIGPDIDGVINSLEYNHIQNTAGGTFTPGTGDVTGSDPNLGTLGNNGGLTQTRLPNTGSPVINTIPNGALGCNDPLIPTDQRGTGFPRLVGGSCDKGSTEVGTGPLPTPTPTPTPPPPTPTPTPTPTPTPTPTPTPTPTPSPSPSPSASPTPLYTRGDYDGDNKTDTTVWRPSAFPSPNEILSAFYIQYSGNGSFFGIQFGNNGDGAIAGDFDGDNKTDFGVSRLNTSPAPPDPPDFYYLESSTGTVKYPVWGNAGDIFVSGDYDGDKKTDVMVYRPSNNVWYIVNSSGANGGFTIVTHCQSGDKPYAMDTDGDGKANLACYRPATGDWIVRNNDGSSTTTNFGLPADIPVPADYDGDNKDDIAVFRDGLWVVLRSSDGQVEFTPFGTTGDIPVPGDYDADNKYDRAVYRGGIWHMLRSTAGYTGVQFGAPTDTPMPKTYIP